The following proteins are co-located in the Vanessa cardui chromosome 15, ilVanCard2.1, whole genome shotgun sequence genome:
- the LOC124535797 gene encoding uncharacterized protein LOC124535797, whose protein sequence is MASLVICLLMIQIVAGNEEYRSDSILHHLNTGIKFAKDFLGSESVALKVADFVVRAFQPNVSLNNKRPKPDNSNEYINENYSEENKHSYNTNEVPYSMSPLRHLVRLLGLQPKQISAVAVNALIFVAQMITTFLAGPRRINKPYRSDDFTQWIINKNSRKLQDLLATARNESLPNLIDDLILEQESKEETSCIRLLVCKITPFINKMQDAVFGEKNDDYDKTHGASFMYRHLPTNDEFHTTSEICEEKHKDCKLYE, encoded by the exons ATGGCGTCACTTGTTATTTGTCTTCTTATGATTCAAATCGTAGCAGGAAATGAAGAATATAGAAGTGATAGTATTTTACACCACTTGAACACTGGAATAAAATTTGCTAAGGATTTTTTGG GATCCGAATCAGTCGCACTCAAAGTTGCTGATTTTGTTGTTCGTGCGTTTCAACCTAATGTATCCTTAAATAATAAGCGCCCAAAACCTGACAATTCCAATGAATATATTAACGAAAATTATTCAGAAGAAAATAAACATAGTTACAATACAAATGAGGTTCCTTATTCGATGTCACCATTACGTCACTTGGTACGATTGCTGGGACTTCAGCCGAAACAAATCAGCGCTGTTGCTGTCAACGCACTCATATTTGTCGCTCAAATG attaCAACATTCTTAGCAGGACCTAGACGTATTAACAAGCCATACCGATCGGATGATTTTACGCAatggattattaataaaaattcaagaaAACTTCAAGATCTCTTAGCGACAGCTAGAAATGAGTCTCTGCCAAATTTGATAGACGATCTTATTCTGGAACAGGAATCGAAAGAAGAAACTAGTTGTATTCGACTTTTAGTTTGTAAAATAAcaccttttataaataaaatgcaagaTGCGGTTTTTGGTGAGAAAAATGATGATTATGATAAAACGCACGGTGCATCTTTTATGTATAGACATCTACCCACAAATGATGAATTTCATACTACAAGTGAAATATGTGAGGAAAAACACAAAGACTGTAAACTATATGAGTAA
- the LOC124535898 gene encoding uncharacterized protein LOC124535898: MTMENYLSQLGMAQKQFIDRYAEYSGPGQDQSLYYPYEPAPSQVHVNPPFKQTRNFEINNLIKFSSQFISGGHKNNAAMSALTLLAFLFFLHILQQCLKDHMTAMSTSQVMIMTGGREGDEHIAKISHSKIDKTGELETEQENKDTFNHGAAEASNDNKEKHLMKIPTTEHGSWKQHDTREKYQENRKVFNRFGNQHSTSSGYISAAENETPDFRIH; encoded by the exons ATGACGATGGAAAATTACCTCTCCCAATTGGGAATGGCTCAAAAGCAATTTATAGACAG aTATGCAGAGTATTCCGGCCCAGGGCAGGATCAATCTTTGTATTATCCATATGAACCAGCACCATCACAAGTGCACGTAAATCCACCCTTTAAACA AACGCGC aattttgaaataaataatcttattaaattttctagCCAATTCATAAGCGGAGGTCATAAAAACAATGCAGCTATGTCAGCTCTGACACTTCTGGCATTTCTATTTTTCCTGCATATTCTGCAACAATGTTTGAAGGACCATATGACCGCTATGAGTACTTCGCAAGTAATGATAATGACCGGTGGAAGAGAAGGCGACGAACACATCGCCAAAATATCCCACAGTAAAATCGATAAAACCGGCGAACTTGAAACGGAACAAGAAAACAAGGACACATTCAATCACGGTGCAGCCGAAGCATCAAatgataataaagaaaaacacttAATGAAAATCCCCACTACCGAACACGGATCGTGGAAACAACATGACACGCGTGAAAAGTATCAAGAAAATCGTAAAGTTTTCAACAGATTTGGTAATCAACACTCAACGTCTTCAGGCTATATCAGCGCCGCGGAAAATGAAACGCCCGATTTTCGAATCCATTAA
- the LOC124535860 gene encoding uncharacterized protein LOC124535860 isoform X2: MQQKITGWVFLALISSSAILHTLAYPQHAPLISQSTSNVRTQNPQYYSNSLPIPNREQIAQERKFAEKSNALKKVALDDLDDIQTNSLSENGFSWTNILSSLMQMIFNPGSTGPNKSDSLDTESVSPSPWANYLSLGFKILTAILTGGNSESIDKGDNNSPMQFINVVMNLLDALKTSFSHRSLAARSIGRKDSVSDAAIAGIAMLKTYVRAFGTNDDKCLQKYVCDANSECSADIGPKSVFCQLGTYAASFVLERQSGGTFEQFYEAGRRGRSGIDCRQLYLECNEV, translated from the exons ATGCAGCAGAAGATTACAGGATGGGTGTTTTTAGCCCTTATAAGTTCATCAGCAATTCTTCACACGCTGGCATACCCGCAGCATGCACCTCTCATATCAcag tccACAAGTAATGTGCGAACACAAAATCCACAATACTACAGTAATTCTTTACCGATACCAAACCGAGAGCAAATAGCTCAAGAGCGTAAATTTGCTGAAAAATCTAACGCGCTGAAGAAGGTGGCACTCGACGACCTAGACGACATTCAGACCAATTCATTATCCGAAAATGGATTTTCatggacgaatatattaa GTTCGTTAATGCAAATGATTTTCAACCCTGGAAGTACGGGCCCCAATAAGAGCGACAGTTTGGACACTGAATCTGTATCGCCTTCTCCATGGGCCAATTACTTATCTTtgggttttaaaattttaaccgCTATTCTGACCGGCGGAAACAGCGAAAGTATCGACAAAGGTGACAACAATTCTCCTATGCAG tTTATCAACGTCGTCATGAATCTCCTGGATGCTCTCAAGACATCTTTCTCTCACCGATCATTAGCTGCTAGATCAATTGGCCGTAAAGACTCAGTTAGTGACGCCGCCATTGCCGGCATTGCCATGTTGAAGACCTACGTAAGAGCCTTCGGAACGAATGATGATAAATGTCTCCAAAAATATGTATGCGATGCTAATAGCGAGTGTTCCGCTGACATTGGACCGAAGAGTGTCTTCTGCCAACTTGGAAC ttacgcCGCAAGTTTTGTCCTTGAAAGACAGTCTGGTGGAACATTTGAACAGTTTTACGAGGCGGGAAGACGCGGACGTTCCGGAATCGATTGTCGCCAACTTTACCTTGAATGTAACGAAGTTTAA
- the LOC124535860 gene encoding uncharacterized protein LOC124535860 isoform X1, whose translation MQQKITGWVFLALISSSAILHTLAYPQHAPLISQSTSNVRTQNPQYYSNSLPIPNREQIAQERKFAEKSNALKKVALDDLDDIQTNSLSENGFSWTNILSSLMQMIFNPGSTGPNKSDSLDTESVSPSPWANYLSLGFKILTAILTGGNSESIDKGDNNSPMQSVLAVVLSTMLGAKDPDQVASMAKQAGEFINVVMNLLDALKTSFSHRSLAARSIGRKDSVSDAAIAGIAMLKTYVRAFGTNDDKCLQKYVCDANSECSADIGPKSVFCQLGTYAASFVLERQSGGTFEQFYEAGRRGRSGIDCRQLYLECNEV comes from the exons ATGCAGCAGAAGATTACAGGATGGGTGTTTTTAGCCCTTATAAGTTCATCAGCAATTCTTCACACGCTGGCATACCCGCAGCATGCACCTCTCATATCAcag tccACAAGTAATGTGCGAACACAAAATCCACAATACTACAGTAATTCTTTACCGATACCAAACCGAGAGCAAATAGCTCAAGAGCGTAAATTTGCTGAAAAATCTAACGCGCTGAAGAAGGTGGCACTCGACGACCTAGACGACATTCAGACCAATTCATTATCCGAAAATGGATTTTCatggacgaatatattaa GTTCGTTAATGCAAATGATTTTCAACCCTGGAAGTACGGGCCCCAATAAGAGCGACAGTTTGGACACTGAATCTGTATCGCCTTCTCCATGGGCCAATTACTTATCTTtgggttttaaaattttaaccgCTATTCTGACCGGCGGAAACAGCGAAAGTATCGACAAAGGTGACAACAATTCTCCTATGCAG AGTGTATTGGCTGTGGTTCTGTCGACGATGCTCGGTGCAAAAGATCCCGATCAAGTCGCCTCCATGGCAAAGCAGGCTGGAGAG tTTATCAACGTCGTCATGAATCTCCTGGATGCTCTCAAGACATCTTTCTCTCACCGATCATTAGCTGCTAGATCAATTGGCCGTAAAGACTCAGTTAGTGACGCCGCCATTGCCGGCATTGCCATGTTGAAGACCTACGTAAGAGCCTTCGGAACGAATGATGATAAATGTCTCCAAAAATATGTATGCGATGCTAATAGCGAGTGTTCCGCTGACATTGGACCGAAGAGTGTCTTCTGCCAACTTGGAAC ttacgcCGCAAGTTTTGTCCTTGAAAGACAGTCTGGTGGAACATTTGAACAGTTTTACGAGGCGGGAAGACGCGGACGTTCCGGAATCGATTGTCGCCAACTTTACCTTGAATGTAACGAAGTTTAA